The following are encoded in a window of Candidatus Paceibacterota bacterium genomic DNA:
- a CDS encoding MFS transporter — MLTDPAQIKAKHRYWERRMIVATIIGYATFYFVRKNLSIAMPVMEQTLGVTKADLGLFLTLHGVLYGVSKFANGFFGDRSNVRTFMATGLVLSAIVNVCFGFSSAVAALGFFWMINGWFQGMGFPPCARAFTHWVPPQELATKMSIWNASTNIGAGMVVVLCSYLLSYFGNWRLCFFVPAGLAFLCAAFLWFALPDTPQSVGLPEVQGTQVKTDAGDKGDWKAVAVKYVFSNPYIWLLAVANFFVYTIRYAMLDWGPTLLTQAKGLQLTHAGWMVAGYEISGMTGALIGGWLTDRLFGGRGFRSCVFYMAMAGVSVLLFWKVAGQSMFLNTLLLCASGFFIYGPQCLISIAAANLATKRAAASAVGLTGFFGYASTTLSGWGLGKLVQTYGWDAGFIGMLIVAGIGTLACALGWRAKAHGYGS, encoded by the coding sequence ATGCTGACCGACCCGGCGCAGATCAAGGCCAAACACCGTTATTGGGAGCGGCGCATGATCGTCGCCACCATCATCGGCTACGCGACCTTCTATTTCGTTCGGAAGAACCTCAGCATCGCCATGCCGGTGATGGAGCAGACGCTCGGCGTGACCAAGGCCGACCTCGGGCTGTTTCTGACGCTGCACGGCGTGCTGTATGGGGTGTCCAAGTTTGCCAACGGCTTCTTCGGCGACCGCTCCAACGTGCGCACCTTCATGGCCACGGGCCTGGTCTTGTCGGCAATCGTGAACGTGTGCTTCGGCTTTAGCTCGGCGGTGGCCGCGCTGGGGTTCTTTTGGATGATCAACGGCTGGTTCCAGGGCATGGGCTTTCCGCCGTGCGCGCGGGCCTTCACCCACTGGGTCCCGCCCCAGGAGCTGGCGACCAAGATGTCCATCTGGAATGCCTCGACCAACATCGGCGCGGGGATGGTGGTGGTGCTGTGCAGCTACCTGCTCAGTTACTTCGGCAACTGGCGGCTCTGCTTTTTTGTGCCGGCCGGGCTGGCCTTCCTGTGCGCGGCGTTCCTTTGGTTTGCGTTGCCCGACACGCCGCAATCCGTCGGCCTCCCGGAAGTTCAAGGCACTCAGGTCAAGACCGACGCGGGGGACAAAGGCGACTGGAAAGCCGTCGCCGTCAAATACGTTTTCAGCAATCCCTACATCTGGCTGCTGGCGGTGGCGAACTTCTTTGTCTACACCATCCGCTACGCCATGCTGGACTGGGGCCCCACGCTGCTGACGCAAGCGAAGGGTCTTCAACTGACCCACGCCGGGTGGATGGTGGCGGGGTATGAGATTTCGGGAATGACGGGGGCGCTGATCGGCGGCTGGCTGACCGACCGGCTGTTCGGCGGACGCGGCTTCCGTTCCTGCGTGTTTTACATGGCGATGGCCGGCGTCTCGGTGCTGCTGTTCTGGAAAGTGGCCGGCCAGTCCATGTTCCTCAACACCCTGCTGCTGTGCGCCTCCGGCTTTTTCATCTACGGCCCGCAATGCCTCATCAGCATTGCCGCGGCCAACCTTGCGACCAAGCGAGCCGCCGCCAGCGCCGTGGGGCTGACCGGTTTCTTCGGTTACGCCAGCACCACCCTTTCCGGCTGGGGCCTGGGCAAGCTCGTGCAGACCTATGGCTGGGATGCCGGGTTCATCGGCATGCTCATCGTCGCCGGCATCGGCACGCTCGCCTGCGCGCTCGGCTGGCGGGCCAAGGCGCACGGTTACGGCAGTTGA
- a CDS encoding glycerol-3-phosphate dehydrogenase/oxidase, with protein sequence MNTNTSKEKAGPGAQRQAAVRALEEDAFDVLVIGGGIVGSGVARDAAMRGLRVALVERHDFAFGTSSRSSRLLHGGLRYLAQGRVGLVHEASVEKKVIHHIAPHLADPLPFIFPTYRGNKDWVLWQLKIGVKIYDLLCGGRNLGKSTWHNQREVLQMVPGLTPDGLTGAVRYFDGFTNDARLTIDTLRSAAAKGATLLNYCRYHNATRSGLWECEVEDVLAGRTFKARAYAVVNATGPWADGLPHSRVKLRATKGIHLVVDHARAPVSETVVMTEGKRILFVIPWGERTIIGTTDTDYQGSLEDVWADAADIGYVLQVTNQFFPKAKLTEKDVISAWAGLRPLVANPNGGPSDVSRAHEIHNPEPGWWDVAGGKLTTYRHMGEQTVDQIVRKLKQLKGSNGAVGACRTAQEPLLPPSETAGVSAIAPPPFSRAPVEHYVNREWAVHLDDVMVRRTSWHWFYRDAAGKAREVAEWMGELLGWSGETRKAELERYARMTGQQK encoded by the coding sequence ATGAACACGAATACAAGCAAAGAGAAGGCGGGCCCGGGCGCGCAGCGGCAGGCCGCGGTGCGGGCTTTGGAGGAAGACGCGTTTGATGTTTTGGTGATCGGCGGCGGCATTGTCGGCTCCGGGGTGGCCCGGGACGCGGCGATGCGCGGGCTGCGGGTGGCGCTGGTGGAGCGGCACGACTTTGCATTTGGGACGAGCAGCCGCTCGAGCCGGTTGCTGCACGGCGGGCTGCGCTATTTGGCGCAGGGGCGGGTGGGCCTGGTGCACGAGGCGAGCGTCGAGAAGAAGGTGATTCATCACATCGCGCCGCACCTGGCGGACCCGCTGCCGTTCATCTTTCCCACCTATCGCGGCAACAAGGACTGGGTGCTGTGGCAGTTGAAGATCGGGGTGAAGATTTATGACTTGCTGTGCGGCGGGCGCAACCTGGGCAAGTCCACGTGGCACAACCAGCGCGAGGTGCTGCAGATGGTGCCGGGCCTGACGCCTGACGGCCTCACGGGCGCGGTGCGCTATTTCGACGGGTTTACCAACGACGCGCGCCTGACAATTGACACGCTGCGCTCGGCGGCGGCGAAGGGGGCGACGTTGCTCAATTACTGCCGCTACCACAACGCGACGCGGTCCGGGCTTTGGGAGTGCGAGGTTGAGGATGTCCTGGCCGGGAGGACTTTCAAGGCACGCGCTTATGCCGTGGTGAACGCCACCGGGCCGTGGGCGGACGGTTTGCCGCACAGCCGCGTGAAACTGCGCGCCACCAAGGGCATTCACCTGGTCGTGGACCACGCGCGGGCGCCGGTGAGCGAGACGGTGGTGATGACCGAAGGCAAGCGCATTCTCTTTGTGATTCCGTGGGGCGAGCGGACCATCATCGGCACGACCGACACCGATTACCAGGGGTCGCTGGAGGATGTGTGGGCCGACGCCGCGGACATCGGGTATGTGCTGCAAGTGACCAACCAGTTCTTCCCGAAGGCGAAGCTGACGGAGAAGGATGTGATCAGCGCGTGGGCCGGGCTGCGTCCGCTGGTGGCCAACCCGAACGGCGGGCCGTCGGACGTGTCGCGCGCGCACGAGATTCATAATCCGGAGCCGGGCTGGTGGGATGTGGCCGGAGGCAAGCTCACTACCTACCGGCACATGGGCGAGCAGACGGTGGATCAGATTGTCAGGAAGTTGAAGCAGTTGAAAGGGTCGAACGGGGCGGTGGGGGCATGCCGGACGGCGCAGGAGCCGTTGCTGCCACCGAGCGAGACGGCCGGCGTGAGCGCCATTGCGCCGCCGCCATTCAGCCGCGCGCCGGTCGAGCACTACGTGAACCGCGAATGGGCGGTGCACCTGGACGACGTGATGGTGCGGCGGACAAGCTGGCACTGGTTCTACCGCGATGCCGCCGGCAAGGCGCGGGAGGTCGCCGAGTGGATGGGCGAGTTGCTGGGCTGGTCCGGCGAAACCCGAAAGGCCGAGCTGGAGCGGTATGCCCGGATGACGGGCCAGCAAAAGTAG
- a CDS encoding HAD-IIA family hydrolase, giving the protein MNSRLQCIRHVALDMDGTIYSGGTLFDSTRPFLGLLGELGIGHTFLTNNSSKSSKDYLARLRQIGISAGADQLYTSTQATIEYLRERMPAARRLFILGTASMREEMAAAGFALTADSAQDEPDAVVAGFDTELTYARLCRTAYWISRGKPFVATHPDRICPTDQPTVLVDCGAVCAALEQAAGRGPDVVLGKPDPCMLRGILHRHALAAAELAMVGDRLYTDMAMARKAGALGVLVLTGETTAAAAAKCSPPPDLVLSGLAELGERLKAARQAKGLN; this is encoded by the coding sequence ATGAATAGTCGTTTGCAATGTATTCGCCATGTCGCGCTGGATATGGATGGGACCATTTACAGCGGCGGCACGCTTTTTGATTCGACCCGGCCATTCCTGGGCTTGCTGGGGGAGCTGGGCATTGGGCACACGTTCCTGACGAATAACTCGTCCAAGAGCAGCAAGGATTACCTGGCCCGGCTGCGCCAGATCGGCATTTCGGCGGGCGCGGATCAGCTCTACACCTCCACGCAGGCGACGATCGAGTATCTGCGGGAGCGGATGCCGGCGGCGCGGCGGCTGTTCATTCTGGGCACCGCGAGCATGCGGGAGGAGATGGCGGCCGCCGGGTTTGCGTTGACGGCGGACAGCGCGCAGGATGAGCCGGACGCGGTGGTGGCGGGCTTCGACACGGAGCTGACTTACGCCCGTTTGTGCCGCACGGCGTACTGGATCAGCCGGGGCAAGCCGTTTGTGGCCACGCATCCGGATCGGATTTGCCCGACGGACCAGCCGACGGTGCTGGTGGATTGCGGGGCGGTGTGCGCGGCGTTGGAACAGGCGGCGGGGCGGGGGCCGGATGTGGTGCTGGGCAAGCCGGACCCGTGCATGTTGCGCGGGATCCTGCATCGGCACGCGCTGGCGGCGGCGGAGCTGGCGATGGTGGGGGACCGTTTGTACACGGATATGGCGATGGCCCGGAAGGCCGGGGCGTTGGGGGTGCTGGTGTTGACGGGTGAGACGACGGCGGCGGCGGCCGCCAAGTGCTCGCCGCCGCCGGACCTGGTTTTGTCCGGGCTGGCGGAGCTGGGCGAGCGGTTGAAAGCGGCGCGGCAAGCGAAAGGATTGAATTGA
- a CDS encoding CPBP family intramembrane metalloprotease, with protein MMAGPNRSLSFTAACLCELALLVLAAGWSGLFHRPALSDIQWNVRSAVLGIIAAIPPLLFFFWSLRSNLQPFARHRDLLDSLLRPLFGQWSMLQLFTISAIAGIAEEAFFRGAIQGSLSERVTMLVALVLASALFGACHLLTWTYAIMATCIGVYLGLLWSWTGNLLTPMITHAAYDFAALVYFLRIYRGNPLSGP; from the coding sequence ATGATGGCTGGCCCAAACCGAAGCCTGTCATTCACTGCCGCCTGTCTGTGCGAACTGGCGTTGTTGGTCCTGGCGGCGGGGTGGAGCGGGCTGTTTCATCGGCCCGCTCTTTCGGACATCCAGTGGAACGTCCGATCAGCGGTTCTTGGAATCATCGCGGCTATTCCTCCCCTGCTGTTCTTCTTCTGGTCGCTCAGGTCAAATCTTCAGCCCTTCGCCCGTCATCGCGACCTGCTGGATTCTCTGCTCCGGCCTTTGTTCGGGCAGTGGTCAATGCTGCAGTTGTTCACGATTTCGGCGATCGCCGGCATCGCCGAGGAGGCGTTCTTCCGGGGCGCCATTCAGGGAAGCCTGTCGGAGCGGGTCACTATGCTGGTGGCTTTGGTTTTGGCTTCCGCGCTGTTTGGCGCCTGCCACTTGCTGACCTGGACTTACGCCATCATGGCAACTTGCATTGGAGTGTATTTGGGATTGCTGTGGAGTTGGACTGGGAACCTGTTGACCCCGATGATCACGCATGCCGCTTATGATTTTGCCGCGCTGGTGTATTTTCTGCGGATTTACCGCGGAAACCCATTGTCCGGGCCTTGA
- the trxA gene encoding thioredoxin, producing the protein MMKTPLRHYLPQVLFCVLLASLVALAGCTKPETPDARVVVTTAAFDQLVKEANKPIVLDFWAPWCGPCRKLDPIFAAASIERPDVVFGKVNVDQEPKLAEKYEIRSIPTLLVIVDGKVVKTSVGLINKEALFQLLDEAIKLQRQP; encoded by the coding sequence ATGATGAAAACACCGCTTAGACATTACCTGCCGCAAGTCCTTTTCTGTGTGCTTCTGGCATCGCTCGTCGCGTTGGCCGGATGCACCAAGCCGGAGACACCCGACGCCCGGGTAGTGGTTACGACAGCTGCTTTTGATCAGCTCGTCAAGGAAGCGAACAAACCCATTGTCCTGGATTTCTGGGCGCCCTGGTGCGGCCCTTGCCGGAAGCTGGACCCCATCTTCGCCGCGGCATCGATTGAGCGGCCGGATGTCGTTTTTGGGAAGGTCAATGTTGACCAGGAGCCGAAGCTCGCCGAGAAGTATGAGATACGCTCCATCCCAACGTTGCTGGTGATTGTGGATGGCAAGGTTGTGAAGACGAGTGTGGGATTGATCAACAAGGAGGCGCTGTTTCAACTGCTGGATGAAGCGATCAAGTTGCAGCGGCAGCCCTGA
- a CDS encoding sialidase family protein, producing the protein MRMNVRQTLRSKVPLLGAAPLVLLAGLLFACSSLRPVQSHWRIHWSELSAQAGGAKGALLLATGDILATRTEWRAGETAVVCSRSSDGGRRWRDLSVIAQARPGRDMGDGHLIQLPDGAVLFSYRDNQIRTNEAGLRRYSIRTTISRDAGQTWQPHSVVAESVLAPAAEHQTLRGLWSSYLLLKRDGTLQCYFDDEDTPHRAGFFRHQWLTMKTWDAARQRWVNPVTVSRAHRRRHLSRDGMPSVVELPSGRLLCAFESVQTSPPHANCIRQVTSDDGGHNWSWQHRERNIVFQSGKPNHLAVSPWITRLPGGQLLCVFATDEDRPVPSRSGTHPRHIKADVKCVISPDEGRTWPPAAETIFAGTHHCYVPGALSLRDGSLLVTCQDFATGGHRAFRGVAAP; encoded by the coding sequence ATGAGGATGAACGTCCGCCAGACTCTGCGTTCAAAAGTCCCCTTGCTGGGCGCGGCCCCCCTGGTCCTTTTGGCCGGGCTGCTGTTCGCTTGCAGCAGCTTGCGGCCAGTGCAATCGCATTGGCGGATCCACTGGTCCGAACTGTCCGCGCAAGCCGGCGGGGCGAAGGGGGCCTTGCTCTTGGCCACGGGAGACATCCTGGCTACCCGCACGGAATGGCGCGCGGGCGAGACCGCCGTCGTTTGCTCCCGCAGCAGCGATGGGGGAAGGCGCTGGCGGGACCTTTCGGTGATCGCACAGGCCCGGCCTGGACGGGATATGGGCGACGGGCACCTGATCCAGTTGCCCGATGGCGCGGTGTTGTTCAGCTACCGGGATAACCAGATTCGCACCAACGAGGCCGGTCTGCGCCGTTATTCCATCCGAACAACAATCAGCCGTGACGCGGGGCAGACCTGGCAGCCGCATTCAGTTGTGGCCGAATCCGTGCTGGCTCCGGCCGCGGAACACCAGACCCTGCGCGGGCTTTGGTCGAGCTACCTGCTGTTGAAACGCGACGGCACACTGCAATGCTACTTCGACGACGAGGATACGCCGCATCGAGCCGGCTTTTTCCGGCACCAGTGGCTGACCATGAAAACCTGGGATGCGGCCCGGCAGCGGTGGGTAAACCCGGTTACGGTTTCCCGCGCGCACCGTCGCCGGCACTTATCCCGCGACGGGATGCCGAGCGTGGTGGAGTTGCCCTCCGGCCGGTTGCTCTGCGCGTTTGAAAGTGTTCAGACCTCTCCGCCCCACGCCAACTGCATCCGCCAGGTCACCAGTGATGACGGCGGACACAACTGGAGCTGGCAGCACCGGGAGCGGAACATTGTGTTTCAGAGCGGCAAACCCAACCACCTGGCCGTGTCGCCGTGGATCACCCGCCTGCCGGGCGGACAACTGCTCTGCGTCTTCGCAACGGACGAAGACCGGCCTGTTCCCAGCCGATCCGGCACCCACCCCCGGCATATCAAGGCGGATGTAAAATGCGTGATCAGCCCTGATGAAGGGCGGACCTGGCCGCCCGCCGCGGAGACGATCTTTGCGGGCACGCACCACTGCTATGTTCCTGGCGCTCTGTCCCTGCGCGACGGTTCCCTGCTGGTGACCTGCCAGGATTTTGCGACCGGCGGCCACCGGGCCTTCCGGGGCGTCGCAGCTCCCTGA
- a CDS encoding C39 family peptidase codes for MKRNYITLVLLAAAGGLCMSWCGCRSNPAAGAEEPTASVRPIDARLTVVASQFKRAGDGSWVTGELTPKFAFDELIYSWHLRLAPQEGFRLYLRVKPAEGDSSPWLYGGYWGTVRRLEKRKEPAFDWGKVAMDQLLLQRKAKAFQFKIVDEGPLPLKQPPSLSVLVTDNSPTPALAQRHASRQARSSAPSVILDLPFRRQADSQGNPMPDRCQSAALATAMEYFNKPIGLENIVPLAYDEEYDYPGIWPRTIGAGIQHGFKGYIDRFRDWDYVRKTVAENKVILCSINMPPGEYKAPPYPKIGGHIVALNGVTDDGRVVVTDSALWRDGRGYRLQWFKQDFEKVWMKTKGGVGMVICPPAKAPMKLVSDLPPFPADRLKPAASAKAIGTNP; via the coding sequence GTGAAAAGAAATTACATTACCTTGGTCCTCCTGGCCGCTGCCGGAGGGTTGTGCATGAGTTGGTGCGGTTGCCGCAGCAATCCCGCCGCCGGCGCTGAAGAGCCAACCGCTTCCGTCCGGCCCATTGACGCGCGATTAACAGTGGTCGCCAGCCAATTCAAGCGAGCCGGCGATGGAAGCTGGGTGACCGGCGAACTGACCCCGAAGTTTGCGTTTGATGAATTGATTTATTCATGGCACCTCCGCCTCGCGCCGCAAGAAGGATTCCGGCTTTACTTGCGGGTCAAGCCGGCGGAGGGCGACTCCTCGCCCTGGCTCTACGGCGGTTACTGGGGTACGGTTCGGCGTCTGGAGAAGCGCAAGGAGCCTGCCTTCGATTGGGGGAAGGTGGCCATGGACCAACTCCTCCTCCAACGCAAAGCCAAAGCCTTCCAATTCAAGATCGTGGACGAAGGCCCCTTGCCCTTGAAACAGCCTCCCTCCCTCTCGGTGCTGGTCACCGACAACTCCCCGACGCCGGCGCTCGCTCAGCGCCATGCGTCCAGGCAGGCCCGGTCCTCCGCGCCCAGCGTCATTCTGGACCTGCCTTTTCGACGCCAGGCCGACTCACAAGGCAACCCGATGCCCGATCGCTGCCAGTCCGCAGCCCTGGCGACCGCCATGGAATACTTCAACAAGCCCATCGGATTGGAGAATATAGTGCCCTTGGCTTACGACGAAGAGTATGACTATCCCGGCATCTGGCCGCGAACCATTGGCGCCGGCATTCAACATGGATTTAAAGGCTACATTGACCGTTTCCGGGACTGGGACTATGTCCGCAAGACTGTTGCCGAGAACAAGGTCATCCTTTGCTCGATTAACATGCCTCCCGGGGAATACAAAGCCCCTCCCTACCCCAAAATCGGCGGACACATCGTCGCGCTCAATGGTGTCACCGATGACGGGCGGGTGGTGGTGACCGACTCAGCCCTTTGGCGGGATGGCCGCGGCTACCGGCTGCAGTGGTTCAAACAGGACTTTGAGAAAGTCTGGATGAAGACCAAAGGCGGCGTCGGCATGGTGATCTGTCCGCCGGCCAAAGCCCCGATGAAGCTCGTCAGCGATCTCCCGCCGTTTCCCGCGGACCGCCTAAAGCCTGCCGCCTCAGCGAAGGCGATTGGGACAAATCCGTAA
- a CDS encoding sodium:alanine symporter family protein produces the protein MTETLLRLNSTLNGYVWGWPMIVLLVGTGLLLTILTGGVQFRRLGFTLREVLGKVTCRGGGQGDVRPFQAVATALASTVGVGNIAGVATAISIGGPGAVFWLWVSGLFGMATKYAEIVVALHYREPDASGAMRGGAMYVLKKGLGWPWLGGAFALLTALAAFGIGNMVQANSVADALQSTLNVPTWVTGLGLVVLTALVILGGIKSIARVTQWLVPIMAIFYLAGAAVVLALCADKLPHVFRLIFEGAFSGTAAVGGFAGSTMMMALRYGIARGLFSNEAGLGSAPMVHCAADTDHPVRQGMYGVFEVFVDTILICTTTALVILLTDTWSGGLTGAALSVKAFETGLPGNFGAIVVTSGLVLFAYSTVIGWSYYGETGIVYLLGAKAALPYRFAWLVFVYLGATGSLHLVWDIADTLNGLMAIPNMIGLLASVPLLLRLQREFFSRPPK, from the coding sequence ATGACCGAGACGCTTCTGCGGCTGAACTCGACCCTCAACGGTTATGTCTGGGGCTGGCCAATGATCGTGCTGCTGGTCGGCACCGGCCTGCTGCTGACCATTCTAACGGGCGGGGTGCAGTTCCGCCGCCTGGGATTTACCTTGCGCGAAGTGCTGGGCAAGGTCACGTGCCGCGGCGGCGGGCAAGGCGACGTCCGGCCGTTTCAAGCGGTGGCCACGGCGCTGGCCTCAACAGTGGGGGTCGGCAACATTGCCGGCGTGGCCACGGCCATCAGCATCGGCGGCCCCGGTGCGGTGTTCTGGCTATGGGTGTCCGGCCTGTTTGGGATGGCCACCAAGTATGCGGAAATCGTAGTGGCACTGCATTACCGGGAGCCGGATGCCTCGGGCGCGATGCGGGGCGGGGCGATGTATGTGCTGAAGAAAGGGCTGGGTTGGCCGTGGCTGGGGGGCGCATTCGCGTTGCTGACGGCGCTGGCGGCTTTCGGCATCGGTAACATGGTGCAGGCCAATTCAGTCGCCGACGCGCTCCAGTCCACTTTGAATGTCCCGACCTGGGTGACCGGCCTCGGGCTGGTGGTTCTGACCGCGCTGGTCATTCTGGGGGGCATCAAGTCCATTGCCAGGGTAACCCAGTGGCTGGTGCCGATCATGGCGATATTCTACCTGGCCGGGGCCGCAGTAGTGTTGGCGCTCTGCGCCGACAAACTGCCACACGTTTTCAGGCTGATCTTCGAAGGCGCGTTTTCCGGCACGGCGGCGGTGGGCGGCTTCGCCGGCAGCACAATGATGATGGCTCTGCGCTATGGCATCGCCCGGGGCCTGTTCTCAAACGAAGCCGGGCTGGGCAGCGCGCCGATGGTCCACTGCGCGGCGGACACGGACCATCCCGTGCGCCAGGGGATGTATGGCGTGTTCGAGGTCTTCGTGGACACCATCCTGATTTGCACGACAACCGCGCTGGTAATTCTATTGACGGATACCTGGAGCGGCGGCCTGACCGGAGCGGCGTTGTCGGTGAAGGCATTTGAGACCGGGCTGCCCGGGAATTTCGGAGCCATTGTCGTCACCAGCGGGCTGGTGTTGTTCGCCTACTCGACGGTGATCGGTTGGAGTTATTACGGGGAAACAGGCATCGTCTATTTGCTGGGGGCAAAGGCCGCTCTGCCCTATCGGTTTGCCTGGCTGGTGTTTGTTTACCTGGGCGCGACCGGCTCGCTGCACCTGGTATGGGACATCGCCGACACGCTTAACGGCTTGATGGCGATTCCCAATATGATCGGCCTGCTGGCCTCCGTTCCGCTGCTGCTGCGGCTGCAACGGGAGTTCTTCAGCCGGCCGCCGAAATGA
- a CDS encoding sulfite exporter TauE/SafE family protein — protein MTPEQLPYLAVGMLLVAFLYSSVGHAGASGYIAVMSLFSLAPAVIKPTALLLNILVASIGAFQFWRAGHFSWRLFWPFAVLSIPAAFLGGYVNLPTHVFKVIVGLVLWFSAARFLLRPGPDEVLREPSRPSALSIGAGLGLLSGLTGTGGGIFLTPLLLLMRWARTRTAAAVSALFILVNSASGLLGNFASTRYLPPLALVLAATVIIGGTAGSYFGSRRFPHFVIKRLLSVVLLIAGAKLIFTP, from the coding sequence ATGACGCCGGAGCAATTGCCTTACCTTGCCGTCGGCATGTTACTGGTGGCGTTCCTCTACTCGTCGGTGGGCCACGCCGGGGCCTCCGGCTATATCGCCGTCATGTCCCTGTTCAGCCTGGCTCCCGCCGTGATCAAGCCTACAGCCCTCCTGCTCAACATCCTGGTCGCCAGCATTGGCGCCTTTCAATTCTGGCGCGCGGGGCACTTCTCGTGGAGACTATTCTGGCCATTCGCCGTTCTTTCAATTCCGGCGGCCTTCCTGGGCGGCTACGTCAACCTTCCCACTCACGTATTCAAAGTGATTGTCGGTCTGGTGCTCTGGTTCTCGGCCGCGCGGTTTCTGCTGCGGCCCGGCCCCGACGAAGTGCTCCGCGAACCCTCCCGCCCGTCAGCCCTCTCCATCGGGGCGGGCCTGGGCTTGCTCTCCGGGTTGACGGGCACCGGCGGGGGCATCTTCCTGACGCCGCTGCTCCTGCTCATGCGCTGGGCCCGCACCAGGACCGCAGCCGCCGTATCCGCCTTGTTCATCCTGGTGAACTCGGCTTCCGGTCTCCTGGGCAACTTTGCCAGCACGCGCTACCTGCCGCCGCTTGCCTTGGTTCTTGCGGCAACCGTTATCATCGGCGGCACAGCCGGTTCCTACTTCGGCAGCCGGCGCTTTCCCCATTTCGTGATCAAACGCCTCCTGTCGGTCGTTCTCCTCATCGCCGGGGCCAAGTTGATTTTTACTCCCTAG
- a CDS encoding SPFH domain-containing protein, with the protein MGLINYLKTQFLEIIQWEDDSRDTISFRYPDQDKEIKRGAQLIVRESQAAQFVYLGQYGDTFGPGKHTLTTDNIPILSTLKGWKYGLESPFKADVYFINTRLFTGNKWGTANPIMMRDPDFGIVRVRAYGTFDFHVVDPQVFLREVAGTDNHFRLDEFADTMRSRIVSVFSDALASAKVPVLDAASRFQELGEALQPLINPAMTAKYGIEIPSFIVENISVPPEVEQAIDKRSSMSAVGNLNDYVKFQLAEGLAKGEGGGPAGAAAQLGAGLALGQQMAAAFGAGAQPGAVPGAVPPPIQGAAAAAPAAGLPELLSPADAARMLGVSENDVLATLADGSLKGKKIGTTWRITRAAIDEFLKS; encoded by the coding sequence ATGGGTCTGATCAATTACTTAAAGACACAGTTCCTCGAGATCATACAGTGGGAAGACGATTCCCGTGATACCATCTCGTTCCGCTACCCGGATCAGGACAAGGAAATCAAGCGGGGCGCACAGCTCATTGTCCGCGAGTCCCAGGCCGCCCAGTTCGTGTATCTTGGGCAATACGGCGACACCTTCGGCCCGGGCAAACACACCCTGACGACCGACAATATTCCCATCCTCTCCACGCTCAAGGGGTGGAAGTACGGTCTCGAATCGCCCTTCAAGGCCGACGTCTATTTCATCAACACGCGCCTGTTCACCGGCAACAAGTGGGGCACGGCCAATCCCATCATGATGCGCGATCCGGACTTCGGCATCGTGCGGGTGCGGGCCTACGGCACGTTCGATTTCCATGTCGTGGACCCGCAGGTCTTTCTGCGGGAGGTCGCCGGCACGGACAATCATTTCCGCCTGGACGAGTTCGCCGACACGATGCGGTCGCGGATCGTCAGCGTGTTCAGCGACGCGCTGGCCTCCGCGAAAGTGCCGGTGCTGGACGCGGCGTCGCGCTTCCAGGAATTGGGCGAGGCGCTCCAGCCGCTGATCAACCCGGCGATGACGGCCAAGTACGGCATCGAGATCCCCAGCTTCATTGTGGAGAACATCTCGGTGCCGCCGGAAGTCGAGCAGGCAATTGACAAGCGTTCGAGCATGTCGGCGGTCGGCAATCTCAACGACTACGTGAAGTTCCAGTTGGCTGAGGGCCTGGCCAAGGGCGAAGGCGGCGGCCCCGCCGGCGCCGCGGCGCAGCTTGGCGCCGGCCTGGCCCTGGGACAGCAGATGGCCGCGGCCTTTGGCGCCGGGGCACAGCCCGGTGCTGTGCCGGGCGCGGTCCCTCCGCCAATTCAGGGTGCCGCTGCCGCCGCGCCGGCCGCCGGACTCCCGGAGTTGCTCAGCCCGGCTGACGCCGCCAGGATGCTCGGAGTCAGCGAGAACGATGTGCTGGCGACGCTGGCGGACGGCTCGCTCAAGGGCAAGAAGATCGGCACAACGTGGCGCATTACCCGCGCTGCCATAGACGAGTTTCTCAAGTCCTAG